In Anaerolineae bacterium, the genomic window TCACCATCCGCATCACCAACCGCAAACTCCTGCCGGTGCCCTGGCTGAAGGTCGAGGACGAGATCCCCACCCAGCTTCCGGTCCTCGATGCCCAGGTCCAGCCCAGCCATAAGCCGCAGACAGGCATGCTCTCCGCCATATACTCCCTGCGCTGGTACGAGCAGGCCGAGCGCGTCTATACCCTGCACTGCGCCCAGCGCGGCTATTACGCCTACGGCCCGGTGACCCTGCGCGCCGGCGACATCTTCGGCCTGTTCGAGGACCGCCGGCGGCTGGCGCATACGGATTGGCTCATCGTCTACCCACGGGTAGTGCCGCTGGAGGAGCTGGGACTGCCGGCCAAGGACCCGCTGGGGGAGCTGGCGGTGCGCCGGCGGCTGTTCGAGGACCCCTCCCGCACCATGGGCGTGCGCGATTACCAGCCCCATGATGATTTCCGCCGCATTCACTGGAAGGCTACCGCCCGCCGGCAGTCCCTCCAGGTGCGCGTCTACGAGCCAACCACTTCGTTCAACCTGGCGATCTGCCTCAACGTCGCCAACTTCCGCCGGTACTGGCAGGGCTATGACCCGGTCCTGCTGGAGAAGACCATCATGGTAGCCGCATCGGTGGCGCACTATGCCGCTGAGCGGCGCTATGCGGTGGGACTGGTGGCCAACGGCTGTCTGCCCGAGTCGGATCAGCCCATCCGGGTGCCGCCTGGCCGGGCGCCGGCGCAGTTGGTGCGGGTGCTCGAGATGTTGGCGGCAGTGACGTCCATCGCCAGCGTGCCCTTTGAGGACCTCCTGATCAGCGCCGGCGCGGAGCTTCCCTGGGGAAGCACCATGGTGGTGGTGACCGGCATCGTCACCGAAGAGATCACCGAGTCGCTCCAGCGCCTGCGGGCGGCCGGCCGGCATATGGTGCTCATCTCCCTGGAGGAGACCCCTCCGCCGGAACTGGACGGCGTGCTGACCTATCATCTGCCGCAGTTGCGCGATGCGGCGGATGACGCGGCGGTCATGGCCGCCGGCCTGCGCCA contains:
- a CDS encoding DUF58 domain-containing protein, with translation MESPLGFGRRVVIDRAKTTQYTEAWVVLALVLILIGLLTRRPALLTIAALLLVILPAAWAWNRLALQGVVYERMFGERRAFAGENIPLTIRITNRKLLPVPWLKVEDEIPTQLPVLDAQVQPSHKPQTGMLSAIYSLRWYEQAERVYTLHCAQRGYYAYGPVTLRAGDIFGLFEDRRRLAHTDWLIVYPRVVPLEELGLPAKDPLGELAVRRRLFEDPSRTMGVRDYQPHDDFRRIHWKATARRQSLQVRVYEPTTSFNLAICLNVANFRRYWQGYDPVLLEKTIMVAASVAHYAAERRYAVGLVANGCLPESDQPIRVPPGRAPAQLVRVLEMLAAVTSIASVPFEDLLISAGAELPWGSTMVVVTGIVTEEITESLQRLRAAGRHMVLISLEETPPPELDGVLTYHLPQLRDAADDAAVMAAGLRQPLSRAEPAQEAVP